Proteins encoded by one window of Polaribacter haliotis:
- a CDS encoding NADP-dependent isocitrate dehydrogenase: MSKIAKIIYTKTDEAPALATRSFLPIVEAFTKSSNIEFEVKDISLAARILANFSEYLTEDQKVEDALAQLGDLAKLPDTNIIKLPNISASVPQLNDAIKELQSLGYALPDYPEEANTAEEKKVLALYNKVKGSAVNPVLREGNSDRRAPKAVKNYARKNPHSMGVWSADSKTHVATMAEGDFAHNELSVTLPKATTISIQHIAENGEKTVLKDKLSLLEGEIIDATVMSKKALINFLEKEIDDAKAQGLLLSLHMKATMMKVSDPIIFGHAVRIFFKDIFAKHGKTLEEIGVDVNNGFGNLLRNLEELSADKKAEILLDIADVYTKRPAVAMVNSDKGITNLHVPSDVIIDASMPAMIRTSGQMWNAEGKLQDTKAVIPDSSYAGIYSATIDFCKKNGAFDPTTMGTVPNVGLMAQKAEEYGSHDKTFEISGNGKVVVLDADGNTLMQHNVETGDIWRMCQTKDAPIQDWVKLAVTRARASETPAVFWLDKNRAHDAEIIKKVNAYLPNHDTSGLDIQVLSPIEATEFTLKRIIKGEDTISVSGNVLRDYLTDLFPILEVGTSAKMLSIVPLMNGGGLFETGAGGSAPKHVQQFLEENHLRWDSLGEFLALAVSLEHLGTTQNNPKALILGETLDDATDTFLDNMKSPSRKVGELDNRGSHFYIALYWSKALANQTKDSKLSNEFSKIYKELLENESKITGQLNEIQGNAVDIQGYYKPNEVLANNAMRPNAVFNAILSILNL; the protein is encoded by the coding sequence ATGAGCAAAATAGCTAAAATTATATACACGAAAACAGATGAAGCACCAGCTTTAGCAACGCGTTCTTTTTTACCAATTGTAGAAGCTTTCACAAAATCTTCTAATATAGAGTTCGAAGTAAAAGATATTTCTTTAGCAGCAAGAATTTTAGCTAATTTCTCTGAGTATTTAACAGAAGATCAAAAAGTGGAAGATGCTTTGGCTCAATTAGGTGATTTGGCAAAATTACCAGATACAAACATTATAAAATTACCAAATATTAGTGCATCTGTACCTCAATTAAATGATGCAATAAAAGAATTACAATCTTTAGGTTATGCACTTCCAGACTATCCTGAAGAAGCAAATACTGCCGAAGAAAAAAAGGTTTTAGCATTATATAATAAAGTAAAAGGTTCTGCTGTAAACCCAGTTTTACGTGAAGGGAATTCTGACAGAAGAGCACCAAAAGCAGTAAAAAATTACGCTCGTAAGAATCCACATTCTATGGGTGTTTGGTCTGCAGACTCTAAAACGCATGTTGCAACCATGGCTGAAGGAGATTTTGCGCACAATGAATTATCTGTTACTTTACCTAAAGCAACAACAATAAGCATTCAGCATATTGCAGAAAATGGAGAAAAAACAGTTTTAAAAGACAAGCTTTCTCTTTTAGAAGGAGAAATTATTGATGCTACTGTAATGAGTAAAAAAGCATTAATTAACTTTTTGGAAAAAGAAATTGATGATGCGAAAGCACAAGGATTATTACTTTCATTGCATATGAAAGCAACTATGATGAAGGTTTCTGACCCAATTATTTTCGGGCATGCAGTTCGTATTTTCTTTAAAGACATTTTTGCGAAACATGGAAAAACTTTAGAAGAAATTGGTGTAGATGTAAATAATGGTTTTGGAAATTTATTAAGAAATTTAGAAGAATTATCTGCAGATAAAAAAGCAGAAATTTTATTAGATATTGCTGATGTTTACACAAAAAGACCAGCAGTTGCCATGGTAAATTCAGACAAAGGAATTACCAATTTACACGTTCCTAGTGATGTAATTATTGATGCTTCTATGCCTGCAATGATTCGTACTTCTGGACAAATGTGGAATGCAGAAGGAAAGTTACAAGATACTAAAGCAGTAATTCCAGATAGTTCTTATGCAGGAATTTATAGTGCAACTATCGATTTTTGTAAAAAGAATGGTGCTTTCGATCCAACAACAATGGGTACAGTTCCTAATGTTGGTTTAATGGCTCAAAAAGCAGAAGAATATGGTTCGCATGACAAAACTTTCGAAATTTCTGGAAATGGAAAAGTAGTTGTTTTAGATGCAGATGGAAATACATTAATGCAACACAATGTAGAAACTGGTGATATTTGGAGAATGTGCCAAACAAAAGATGCACCAATTCAAGATTGGGTAAAATTAGCAGTTACAAGAGCAAGAGCTTCTGAAACTCCTGCAGTTTTTTGGTTAGATAAAAACAGAGCACATGATGCAGAAATTATCAAAAAAGTAAATGCATATTTACCAAATCACGATACTTCTGGTTTAGATATTCAAGTTTTATCTCCTATTGAAGCAACTGAATTCACTTTAAAAAGAATTATAAAAGGAGAAGATACCATTTCTGTTTCAGGTAATGTATTACGTGATTATTTAACAGATTTATTCCCTATTTTAGAAGTTGGTACTTCTGCAAAAATGTTGTCTATTGTTCCTTTAATGAATGGTGGTGGTTTGTTTGAAACTGGAGCTGGAGGTTCTGCTCCAAAACACGTGCAACAATTTTTAGAAGAAAACCATTTACGTTGGGATTCTTTAGGAGAATTTTTAGCATTGGCTGTTTCCTTAGAGCATTTAGGAACTACCCAAAATAACCCAAAAGCACTAATTTTAGGAGAAACTTTAGACGATGCAACAGATACTTTCTTAGATAACATGAAATCTCCTTCAAGAAAAGTAGGTGAATTAGACAATAGAGGAAGTCATTTTTACATCGCCTTATATTGGTCTAAAGCTTTAGCTAATCAAACAAAAGATTCAAAATTGAGTAACGAGTTTTCTAAAATTTATAAAGAGTTACTTGAGAACGAGTCTAAAATTACTGGGCAGTTAAATGAAATACAAGGAAATGCTGTAGATATTCAAGGATACTATAAACCTAATGAGGTTTTAGCAAACAATGCAATGAGGCCAAATGCAGTTTTCAACGCAATTTTAAGTATTTTAAATCTTTAA
- a CDS encoding glycosyltransferase family 39 protein, protein MSSIQKITAYFKENKAIGWVLGFQLFRLILLPFMGLMPQDAYYYLYGQNLSLSYFDHPGMIGYMLRAFTDAFGTSVFVVKFADFVITSLTIFSFYKLASYFLSKGKQQRALLLFASTIFVSILSFNSTPDVPLLLFWTSSLICLYKAIFEEKKWFWIFGGIAMGLAFNSKYTAILLQFGLLAFLIFSNKYRKLLISPWVWISIIISVAVTFPVWYWNYQNEFASFAFQSSARTSSITKFEISPKNFFGAIGHQMFLLLPILFLVIITFTFKYIKRALLKFKIPQAKTLFLLAFFVPTFVGFFALTPIYWVKLNWMMPSYVTGIIIAGMFINKKLLKTQIIISIVFHIAVSLQVIFYLVPIKSDDTWVGWKELASETEELQENYPNTFIFSNDNYKTSACLNFFMDDKVYAQNIIGLPALHFDYLGDDLSTLKGKNAIFIDSDKRFNNKDKLGTIDPLLTTYFKNVAELEPIIIKINDKESRKFWVFYCTDYQPKK, encoded by the coding sequence ATGAGTAGCATTCAAAAAATAACAGCTTATTTTAAAGAAAACAAAGCAATTGGCTGGGTTTTAGGATTTCAATTATTTAGATTGATTCTCTTACCATTTATGGGTTTAATGCCTCAAGATGCATACTATTATTTATATGGGCAGAATTTATCGCTCTCTTATTTCGATCATCCAGGGATGATTGGTTATATGCTAAGAGCGTTTACAGATGCTTTTGGAACCTCCGTTTTTGTAGTAAAATTTGCCGATTTTGTAATTACATCTTTAACTATATTTAGTTTTTATAAATTAGCGAGTTATTTTTTATCTAAAGGAAAACAACAAAGAGCCTTACTTTTATTTGCATCTACCATTTTTGTTTCCATACTTTCGTTTAATTCAACACCAGATGTGCCACTTTTATTATTTTGGACCTCGAGTTTAATTTGTTTGTACAAAGCAATTTTCGAAGAGAAAAAATGGTTTTGGATTTTTGGAGGAATTGCAATGGGATTGGCATTCAACAGTAAATACACAGCGATTTTATTACAATTTGGGTTGTTAGCTTTCTTAATATTCTCCAATAAATATAGAAAATTATTAATTTCTCCATGGGTTTGGATTTCCATAATTATTTCTGTAGCTGTTACTTTTCCTGTTTGGTACTGGAATTATCAGAATGAATTTGCTTCGTTTGCTTTTCAATCTTCTGCAAGAACAAGTTCAATTACAAAATTCGAAATTTCTCCAAAAAACTTCTTTGGAGCCATTGGTCATCAAATGTTCTTATTACTACCTATTTTATTTTTGGTAATAATTACTTTCACTTTTAAATATATTAAAAGAGCATTGTTGAAGTTTAAAATTCCGCAAGCGAAAACCTTATTTTTATTAGCATTTTTTGTTCCTACATTTGTTGGCTTTTTTGCTCTTACTCCTATTTATTGGGTAAAATTAAACTGGATGATGCCTTCTTATGTTACTGGAATTATAATTGCAGGAATGTTTATCAATAAAAAATTATTAAAGACCCAAATTATAATTTCTATTGTTTTTCATATTGCTGTTAGTTTGCAAGTTATCTTTTATTTAGTACCAATTAAAAGTGATGATACTTGGGTTGGCTGGAAAGAATTAGCCTCTGAAACTGAAGAATTACAAGAAAATTATCCAAATACCTTTATCTTTTCTAACGATAATTATAAAACATCTGCCTGTTTAAACTTTTTTATGGATGATAAAGTCTATGCACAAAACATTATAGGTTTACCAGCTTTGCATTTCGATTATTTAGGGGACGATTTATCTACCTTAAAAGGGAAAAATGCCATTTTTATAGATTCTGATAAGCGTTTTAACAATAAAGATAAATTAGGAACAATAGATCCTTTATTAACTACTTACTTTAAAAATGTGGCAGAACTAGAGCCAATTATTATAAAAATCAATGATAAAGAGAGCAGAAAATTCTGGGTTTTCTATTGTACTGACTATCAACCTAAAAAATAA
- a CDS encoding ABC transporter permease, with the protein MFNKIYIEKLKSNFSEAVRVISSNKIRTLLTSLGIIFGVAAVITMLAIGSGAEKEILAQLELVGVNNIVITPIPDEKKDSDSEEEDDDGATESKRFSKGLDMLDVISIKNNVPSVKTVSPEIILETYVIKKGRQNSVKLIGVSDDYFATSNIEIESGKNFSTAQSENALPVCIIGKKIEKKLFTGESAIGKNIKVKDVWLQVIGVIEEKFISDTAQENLGIRDMNQDIYIPIKTFLVRYKDRKIISDKPMETGNGVVFINGGNSQGPKKRIPRGNYHQLDKLVVQVNDSKELNATADVLSRMLKRRHNGMLDFEISIPIQLLKQQQKTKQIFNVVLSIIAGISLLIGGIGIMNIMLASVLERTKEIGIIRAIGATKEDVILQFLTESVLVSIGGGIIGIFLGIFASYVLQVTTGIETILSLSSILLSFFVATLIGLIFGIAPARSAASKSPIEAIRHE; encoded by the coding sequence ATGTTCAATAAAATATACATAGAAAAACTAAAATCTAATTTTAGCGAGGCTGTACGTGTTATTTCTTCAAATAAAATAAGAACTTTATTAACTTCTTTAGGAATTATATTTGGTGTTGCTGCAGTAATTACCATGCTTGCAATTGGTAGTGGAGCAGAAAAAGAAATTTTAGCACAACTAGAATTGGTAGGTGTAAATAATATTGTAATTACCCCAATTCCAGATGAAAAAAAAGACAGCGATTCAGAAGAAGAAGATGATGATGGTGCCACAGAATCTAAACGTTTTTCTAAAGGATTAGATATGTTAGATGTTATAAGCATCAAAAACAATGTTCCATCTGTAAAAACAGTAAGTCCAGAAATTATTTTAGAAACCTACGTAATTAAGAAAGGAAGACAAAATTCCGTAAAATTAATTGGAGTTTCAGACGATTATTTTGCAACTTCTAATATTGAGATTGAAAGTGGAAAAAACTTTTCTACTGCACAATCCGAAAATGCATTACCTGTTTGTATTATTGGTAAAAAAATCGAGAAAAAACTATTTACAGGAGAAAGTGCAATAGGTAAAAACATTAAGGTTAAAGATGTTTGGTTACAAGTTATTGGTGTTATTGAAGAAAAGTTTATTTCGGATACTGCACAAGAAAACTTAGGTATTAGAGATATGAACCAAGATATATACATTCCTATAAAGACATTTTTAGTTCGTTATAAAGACCGTAAAATAATTTCCGATAAACCAATGGAAACTGGTAATGGAGTTGTGTTTATAAATGGTGGAAATTCACAAGGTCCTAAAAAGAGAATTCCAAGAGGTAATTATCATCAATTAGACAAATTGGTTGTTCAGGTAAACGATTCAAAAGAACTAAATGCAACTGCAGATGTTTTAAGTAGAATGTTAAAGAGAAGACATAATGGAATGTTAGATTTCGAAATTTCCATTCCTATTCAGCTTTTAAAACAACAACAAAAAACAAAACAAATATTTAATGTAGTTTTAAGTATTATTGCTGGTATTTCTCTTTTAATTGGAGGTATTGGTATTATGAATATTATGTTGGCTTCAGTTTTAGAAAGAACCAAAGAAATTGGTATTATTAGAGCTATTGGAGCAACTAAAGAAGATGTAATTCTTCAGTTTTTAACAGAATCTGTATTGGTAAGTATTGGTGGAGGAATTATAGGAATTTTCTTAGGTATTTTTGCCTCCTATGTACTACAAGTTACCACAGGAATTGAAACTATTTTATCTTTAAGTTCTATTTTATTATCCTTTTTTGTTGCGACACTTATTGGATTAATCTTTGGAATTGCACCAGCAAGATCTGCTGCAAGTAAAAGTCCTATTGAAGCAATTAGACATGAATAA
- the rplS gene encoding 50S ribosomal protein L19 has protein sequence MEALIKFVQDEFVTKKEFAEFAAGDTITVYYEIKEGEKVRTQFFRGVVIQRRGTGLSETFTIRKMSGTVGVERIFPVNLPSIQKIEVNKRGKVRRARIFYFRGLTGKKARITEKRR, from the coding sequence ATGGAAGCTTTAATAAAATTTGTACAAGACGAATTTGTAACAAAAAAAGAATTTGCAGAATTTGCTGCTGGTGATACAATTACTGTGTATTACGAAATTAAAGAGGGAGAAAAAGTAAGAACTCAGTTTTTTAGAGGAGTTGTTATACAAAGAAGAGGAACTGGTTTATCTGAAACTTTTACAATCAGAAAAATGTCTGGAACTGTAGGTGTAGAGAGAATTTTCCCTGTAAACTTACCTTCTATTCAAAAAATCGAAGTTAATAAAAGAGGTAAAGTACGTAGAGCTCGTATTTTCTACTTTAGAGGTCTTACTGGTAAAAAAGCTAGAATTACTGAAAAAAGAAGATAA
- a CDS encoding efflux RND transporter periplasmic adaptor subunit, with the protein MNKKRIAIIAVVSAIAIYLIYSYFSPASDDTVYLTSKVKKGDFISEVITSGEAQSTSLKKINGPANLRKFRLRDIKIQDLVAEGTVVKKGDYVGRLDPSGVNEQILDARLNLERAQSKYTQQQLDTTLSLKQERNSIKDLRFTMEETKLELKQSIYEPPATIKKLEISLEKAERGLNEKLENYSIKKRQANAKMVEVGTEVSKIRKELNNLLDLLKSFTIYSDGNGMITYVREWNGTKKKVGSSISPWDPSIASLPDLTKMESKTYANEVDIRKIKEGLPVKVGFDAFPDVELNGIVTDVANVGEKKRGSDIKVFQVMIKLKETDNSIRPGMTTSNRILTFERKDVLSIPLEAIFSKDSLTYVYTKSGFSVSKKQVEIGVSNNDAVIIKKGLSENDVVYLNKPEGYDTAKIAKLN; encoded by the coding sequence ATGAACAAGAAACGTATTGCAATTATTGCTGTTGTCTCAGCAATAGCCATTTATTTAATTTACAGTTATTTTTCTCCAGCTTCAGACGATACAGTTTATCTAACTTCTAAAGTTAAAAAAGGAGACTTTATTAGTGAGGTTATTACTTCTGGAGAAGCACAATCTACAAGTTTAAAAAAGATAAATGGTCCAGCAAATCTTAGAAAATTTAGATTAAGAGATATTAAAATTCAAGATTTAGTAGCAGAAGGAACCGTTGTTAAAAAAGGAGATTATGTTGGTAGATTAGATCCTTCTGGTGTAAATGAGCAAATATTAGACGCTCGTTTAAACTTAGAAAGGGCACAATCTAAATACACACAACAACAATTAGATACTACTTTGTCTCTAAAACAAGAAAGAAATTCAATTAAAGATCTTCGTTTTACGATGGAAGAAACAAAATTAGAACTAAAACAATCTATTTACGAACCACCTGCAACAATAAAAAAATTAGAAATTAGCTTAGAAAAAGCAGAAAGAGGCCTTAATGAAAAGTTAGAAAATTACAGCATTAAGAAAAGACAAGCTAATGCTAAAATGGTGGAAGTTGGTACAGAAGTTTCTAAAATTAGAAAAGAATTAAATAATTTATTAGACTTATTAAAATCGTTTACTATTTATTCTGATGGAAATGGAATGATTACATACGTGAGAGAATGGAATGGAACTAAGAAAAAAGTAGGTTCTTCTATAAGTCCTTGGGATCCATCCATTGCAAGTTTACCAGATTTAACAAAAATGGAATCTAAAACATATGCAAACGAAGTAGATATTCGAAAAATTAAAGAAGGTTTGCCTGTAAAAGTTGGTTTTGACGCTTTTCCTGATGTAGAATTAAATGGAATTGTAACAGATGTTGCAAATGTAGGAGAAAAGAAAAGAGGTTCAGATATTAAAGTGTTTCAGGTTATGATTAAATTAAAAGAAACTGATAATAGTATTAGACCTGGAATGACTACATCTAACAGAATATTAACTTTCGAAAGAAAAGATGTTTTAAGCATTCCTTTAGAAGCCATTTTCTCTAAAGACTCTTTAACATACGTATACACAAAATCTGGTTTTTCTGTTTCAAAAAAACAAGTAGAAATAGGAGTTTCTAATAACGATGCTGTTATTATTAAAAAGGGATTATCGGAAAACGATGTTGTTTATTTAAACAAACCTGAAGGTTATGATACAGCCAAAATAGCAAAATTAAACTAA
- a CDS encoding TolC family protein, which translates to MKKLILFLCILCTGITFGQEQQFITLKQAIEIAQKKSPDYKRLLNQNQSSYWRYRNYKASFLPQLRLDATLPQYANSVRRLTNDNGQDIFVRSNQSRIDGTLSLNQNVAFTGGTLSFSSQLERVDIFGDNSATRFSVIPFSINYNQNSLLFNEFKWDKKIEPLIYEEAKRQFIESMEQISLNTSRRYFALLKAQMQSKIALTNLSNQDTLFQISKGRFKMGKIAENDLLQMELSVLNSQNTVTTNEIDLKRSSQNLARYLELNTENLVLNIPKELTTFAVTVEKALEEARSNRKAVIEFRRKRLEAEKRVAEVKGSNRLRLGLNANFGISQQGDVFNDLFQNYNQQQNLAVTLSIPLLDWGVSKSRRKLAEADKDLIYNNVEQDEQEFEQEIYLHTLNWQNQRNFLKTAQKAQEIATKRFEITKKRFVLGKITITDLNLALTEKDRSVLQYLNSLEKFWVDYYTLRRLTLFDFIKNKKIEAEDILYD; encoded by the coding sequence ATGAAAAAACTTATTTTATTTCTTTGTATTTTATGTACCGGAATTACTTTCGGTCAAGAACAACAATTTATTACCTTAAAGCAAGCTATAGAAATTGCACAAAAAAAATCGCCAGATTATAAAAGGTTATTAAACCAAAATCAATCTAGTTATTGGAGATATAGAAATTACAAAGCTAGTTTTTTACCACAATTAAGATTAGATGCAACTTTACCACAATATGCAAATTCAGTTAGAAGATTAACGAATGATAATGGACAGGATATTTTCGTACGTTCAAATCAATCTAGAATCGATGGTACATTATCTCTGAATCAGAATGTAGCTTTTACTGGAGGTACATTATCTTTTAGTTCTCAATTAGAACGTGTAGATATTTTTGGAGACAATAGCGCAACAAGATTTTCTGTAATTCCTTTTTCAATTAATTATAATCAAAATTCGTTGTTATTTAATGAGTTTAAATGGGATAAAAAAATTGAACCTTTAATTTATGAAGAAGCTAAAAGACAATTCATAGAAAGTATGGAGCAAATTTCTTTAAACACTTCTAGAAGATATTTTGCTTTATTAAAAGCACAAATGCAATCGAAAATTGCATTAACAAATTTATCGAATCAAGATACCCTTTTTCAAATTTCGAAAGGAAGATTTAAAATGGGAAAAATTGCAGAAAACGATTTACTCCAAATGGAATTATCCGTATTAAATTCTCAAAATACAGTAACTACCAACGAAATTGATTTAAAAAGAAGTTCTCAAAATTTAGCAAGGTATTTAGAATTAAATACAGAAAACCTTGTATTAAATATTCCAAAAGAATTAACCACATTTGCAGTAACTGTAGAAAAAGCTTTAGAAGAAGCTAGATCTAATAGAAAAGCGGTTATAGAGTTTCGTAGAAAACGATTAGAGGCAGAAAAACGTGTTGCAGAAGTAAAAGGAAGCAATCGTTTACGATTAGGTTTAAATGCTAATTTTGGAATCTCTCAACAAGGAGATGTTTTTAACGATCTTTTTCAAAATTACAATCAACAACAAAATTTAGCTGTTACATTAAGTATTCCTTTATTAGATTGGGGTGTATCTAAATCTCGAAGAAAACTTGCAGAAGCAGATAAAGATTTAATTTACAACAATGTAGAGCAAGACGAACAAGAATTCGAACAAGAAATTTACTTACATACTTTAAATTGGCAAAACCAGCGTAATTTCCTAAAAACGGCTCAAAAAGCTCAAGAAATTGCAACTAAAAGGTTCGAAATTACTAAAAAACGTTTTGTTTTAGGTAAAATTACCATTACAGATTTAAATTTGGCTTTAACTGAAAAAGACAGGTCTGTTCTGCAATATTTAAATTCATTAGAGAAATTTTGGGTAGATTATTATACACTAAGAAGATTAACACTTTTTGATTTCATAAAAAACAAGAAAATTGAAGCGGAAGATATACTTTATGATTAA
- a CDS encoding TonB-dependent receptor: MSFSLISQEKVTISGTVYDNSNNETLIGVSVYFPDINTGTTTNEYGFYSITIPEGSYRIQVSYLGYTTIQETIGLSIKTTKNFKLIEETESLDEIIIESNIEKINIRTPQMSVNKLNAATIKQIPVVLGEADIIKSLILLPGVTSAGEGASGFNVRGGAADQNLILLDEAIVFNSSHLFGFFSVFNPDVIKDVQLYKGGIPAKYGGRLSSVLDIYQKEGNSKNFNVTGGIGLVSSRLLIEGPLEKEKSSFLVGGRASYAHLFLPLFDNDNKAYFYDLNSKINYRFNEKNNVFLSTYFGKDVFGINDSFVNSYGNTVVNLRWNHLFSDKVFSNLSLIYSDYFYGLILDFVGFEWDSGITNFNLKYDFKHYLNDKLKLSYGINNIYIKFNPGEIIPNREDSGIVAEKLIDKYANEFAAYLEAEHKISDNLTFQYGVRFSNFIRLGQDELNTYQNNQAVVYNDEFKKYESATPTGTENFKRSDVISSFSNFEPRFSMSYILDDNTSIKASYNRMAQYLHLLSNTASPTPLDVWTPSGKYVQPQLLDQFAVGYFKSIKDGEYSLETEAFYKDIKNRIDYINGANLIANNEIETVILNGKARAYGLEVLFKKNEGKFKGWFAYTLSRSEQLTPGRNANEPGINQGNWYSTPYDKTHDFSINASYELNKKWTFNSNFVFQTGQPTNYPVGQYEVQGLNVPIYDDNRRNADRLPAYHRLDISATLTPEKNKNRKWQGEWVFGIYNLYGRQNAASLAFRQNEDTFKNEAVQTSIFGIVPSVTYNFNF; the protein is encoded by the coding sequence ATGAGTTTTAGCTTAATTAGTCAAGAAAAAGTAACTATAAGTGGAACCGTTTACGATAATTCCAATAACGAAACTTTAATTGGGGTTTCTGTGTATTTTCCAGACATAAACACTGGAACAACTACTAATGAATATGGTTTCTACTCGATAACAATTCCTGAAGGTTCTTACAGAATACAAGTAAGTTATTTAGGATATACTACTATTCAAGAAACCATTGGTTTATCCATAAAAACAACAAAAAATTTTAAGCTTATTGAAGAAACTGAAAGTTTAGACGAAATTATAATTGAAAGTAATATCGAAAAAATAAACATTCGAACACCACAAATGAGTGTAAATAAGCTTAATGCAGCAACCATAAAACAGATTCCTGTTGTGCTAGGAGAAGCAGATATTATAAAGTCTTTAATTCTTTTACCTGGAGTTACAAGTGCTGGAGAAGGCGCTTCTGGATTTAATGTTAGAGGTGGTGCTGCAGACCAAAATTTAATTTTATTGGATGAAGCAATAGTTTTTAATTCTTCTCACTTATTCGGTTTCTTCTCAGTTTTTAACCCAGATGTAATTAAAGATGTGCAACTTTATAAAGGAGGAATTCCAGCAAAATATGGAGGTCGATTATCATCAGTTTTAGATATTTATCAAAAAGAAGGAAATAGTAAAAACTTTAATGTTACTGGAGGAATTGGCTTAGTTTCTAGCAGATTATTAATTGAAGGGCCTTTAGAAAAAGAAAAAAGTTCTTTTTTAGTGGGTGGTAGAGCTTCATACGCACATCTATTTTTACCCCTTTTCGATAATGATAACAAAGCCTATTTCTACGATTTAAATAGTAAAATTAATTATCGATTTAACGAAAAAAACAATGTTTTTCTATCTACTTATTTCGGAAAAGATGTTTTTGGAATTAACGATAGTTTTGTAAATTCTTATGGAAATACAGTTGTAAACTTACGTTGGAATCATCTTTTTTCCGACAAAGTATTCTCCAACCTTTCTTTAATTTATTCAGATTATTTCTACGGATTAATCTTAGATTTTGTTGGTTTCGAATGGGATTCTGGCATTACAAACTTTAATCTTAAATACGATTTTAAACATTATTTAAACGATAAATTAAAACTGAGTTATGGTATTAACAACATTTACATAAAATTTAATCCAGGAGAAATTATTCCAAATAGAGAAGATTCTGGGATTGTTGCAGAAAAATTAATTGATAAATATGCGAATGAATTTGCAGCATATTTAGAAGCAGAACATAAAATTAGCGACAACCTTACTTTCCAATATGGAGTTCGTTTTAGTAACTTTATAAGATTAGGACAAGACGAATTGAATACCTATCAAAATAACCAGGCTGTTGTTTATAACGATGAATTTAAGAAATACGAATCTGCAACTCCAACTGGAACAGAAAATTTTAAAAGAAGCGATGTAATTTCTAGTTTTAGCAATTTCGAACCTCGTTTTTCTATGTCATATATTTTAGATGATAATACTTCTATAAAAGCGAGTTACAATAGAATGGCACAATATTTACATTTGCTTTCTAACACTGCTTCACCTACTCCATTAGATGTTTGGACGCCAAGTGGAAAATACGTACAACCTCAGTTGTTAGATCAATTTGCAGTTGGGTATTTTAAATCGATAAAAGATGGCGAATATTCTTTAGAAACTGAAGCGTTTTACAAAGACATTAAAAACCGAATAGACTATATAAATGGCGCCAATTTAATTGCAAATAACGAAATAGAAACCGTTATTTTAAATGGAAAAGCAAGAGCATATGGATTGGAAGTTTTATTTAAAAAAAACGAAGGAAAATTTAAAGGATGGTTTGCGTATACATTATCTAGGTCTGAACAATTGACTCCTGGAAGAAATGCAAATGAACCAGGAATTAACCAAGGAAATTGGTACAGCACTCCTTACGATAAAACTCACGATTTTTCTATAAATGCAAGTTACGAATTGAACAAAAAATGGACGTTTAATAGTAATTTCGTTTTCCAAACTGGGCAACCAACTAATTATCCTGTTGGCCAATATGAAGTGCAAGGTTTAAATGTACCAATTTATGATGATAATCGTAGAAATGCAGACAGACTTCCTGCATATCACAGGTTAGATATTTCTGCCACATTAACTCCAGAAAAGAATAAAAACAGAAAATGGCAAGGAGAATGGGTTTTTGGAATCTACAATTTATATGGAAGACAAAATGCAGCTTCTTTAGCATTTAGACAAAATGAAGATACCTTTAAAAATGAAGCTGTGCAAACATCCATTTTTGGCATTGTACCTTCTGTAACCTATAATTTTAATTTTTAA